CATTTTCTGTGGGCCTTGTTTTTTTTGCCATTGAAACTGGATTGTTTTTGTACTCCCATAAAAAAAGTCTTTTATTATCTATACTATTTTCTGCTAATTCATAAGCTTTTTTATGAGTTATTTTTTCTAAAGCTTCTTCAGAAAAGTCAATGATCCACTTAGATATTGTGTTTATATCATTTTTTTCAGCTAATCTTAAGTTACCTTCAGATATTTCAATATGGTTTAATTTTTGAAGTTTATATATTCCTTGATTCATAGTTAGTTTAATAGAACAATTTTTTTTTCTTTGCCAAATTTTATTAAATGGTTTTATGACAGAAGAAGGACCGATTACACCACTTATTAAAAAATCTTCATCTATTAAAAAGTCTGATAATATAGAACAACTTTGTTCTGTAGGCGGATTTTCTGAATATAAAACTAATCTATCAATAGTTTTTATTAGTATAATTTCAATTTTTGAATTATTTTCTATATATGCAAATATTTGATCATCATAAAAACTTTTTTCAAAAGCAGATAAGATTATTCCTATAGGAAGATTGTTTAAAGCTTCATATTTTATAAGGTGCTTTTTTACTTTAGTATAAAAGTCTTTTGCATTATTATGTCTTATAATTTTCATATTTAATCCTCCAAAATTTTATTTTATAAGGATATTTTGATTTTTTTTAAACTTTTTTTATAAGTTAATTCTGTGATAATTATAACATATATTTTTAAAGATAGAGTATATATTTTATATACTCTATCTTTTTTATATTTTAAAATGTTCAACTTGTAAATTAAGACTATCTGATAAGTTATGAAGTCCTGTGGAAGTTTCAAAGATTTCATTTTTTATGTTCAATTGTTGATCTGATATTTTTAGTAAAGCATTTAATTTATCTACTATTTCTGTTATAGAATGAGTTACACTATCCATAGAAGAGCTTATTTCACTTGTAGAATAGCTTTGATTTTCAGAATTTTCATTTAATTTTTCTATTTTTAATTCCATAGAATTTATTAATATATCTATTGTCTTGAAGTTTTCTATCGTAGTTAACATTTTTTGATTTACTTCATTTAATGAATTTAAAGCATTATTTGTTGAAAAATTTACTTTTTCAGAAGTTTTTTTAAGTTCATTTAGTATATTAGAGATTTCTTCAGTAGCTTTGTTTGATTCTTCTGCCAGATTTCTTATTTCTGATGCTACAACAGCAAAACCTTTTCCTGCTTCTCCAGCACGTGCAGCTTCTATTGCGGCATTTAAAGCTAATAAGTTTGTTTGTTGTGTTATAGAACTTATACTATCAACTATTGATTCTACATTATTAGTTTTATTTTTTAAATTATCTGAATTCGATTTTGTTATTTCGAATTCTTTTAATGAATCTTTAATCATTTCTTTTATTGAATTTAAATTTTCTTTTCCATCATTTGATGATTTAGCAGTATTTATAGCTATTTTTTTTAATTCTCCTGTTTCATTTGATATAGCGTTTGCCGAAGCTGTTATTTCTTCTATACCAGAATTTACTTCTTCTACATTTGCTGAAACATTTTCAGAATTATTAGAGATTTCTTCTACACTACTTTTTAAAGAATTTGAAAATATATCTAAGTTATCTGTATGTGTTTTTAAATTTTTAGAATTAAATTCGAGAAGAAAAGCAGAATTTTTAAATAATTCTATAAATCTTTTATAATCATACCTTAAAGTATTTAAACTTTTTGATATTATTCCGATTTCATCTTTGCTATTTATTTCGTATTCTTTAGTTAAATTGCCTTTACTATATTCGTTTATGGTATGGCTGATATTTTTTAAAGGCATCATTATTTGTTTTTTTATGAAAAATGATATTATAAATATCATTACTATAAGTATTATTAAATTTGATGTTAAATTTGTAAAAAAATTAATTCTGACATCTTTAAAAGAATTTTTTATATTCATATAAGTATAAAAATTCCAATTTGTGATTTTTGAATTAGTTAATATATAAGTATTTTGATTATCTTTTGTGATT
This genomic interval from Oceanotoga teriensis contains the following:
- a CDS encoding GNAT family N-acetyltransferase, whose amino-acid sequence is MKIIRHNNAKDFYTKVKKHLIKYEALNNLPIGIILSAFEKSFYDDQIFAYIENNSKIEIILIKTIDRLVLYSENPPTEQSCSILSDFLIDEDFLISGVIGPSSVIKPFNKIWQRKKNCSIKLTMNQGIYKLQKLNHIEISEGNLRLAEKNDINTISKWIIDFSEEALEKITHKKAYELAENSIDNKRLFLWEYKNNPVSMAKKTRPTENGYAINLVYTPKKFRNQGFASSCVSKLSEKILNEGYKFTSLYTDMSNKTSNGIYKKIGYKYIGDSVVFDFIYK
- a CDS encoding methyl-accepting chemotaxis protein → MSINKKIIIYFIILVLPIFLLIFFNNFNQLKEKKDFLSENMIESNLLIKNNFETYISNYKTIVDFLSKNINLKQSIDDNTYKKFANNLLTDYKNSDPNIYSITYILSDNTNISVPEDTNNIENIKNTIYKKTIKDEENVSISSPYVLSNYKTIISISKPVKNNNNIVGIISINIDLSLLEKNIIPYLKNNINVFITDSKNNKIISTEKNIDINLFDDKNNKSNFLITKDNQNTYILTNSKITNWNFYTYMNIKNSFKDVRINFFTNLTSNLIILIVMIFIISFFIKKQIMMPLKNISHTINEYSKGNLTKEYEINSKDEIGIISKSLNTLRYDYKRFIELFKNSAFLLEFNSKNLKTHTDNLDIFSNSLKSSVEEISNNSENVSANVEEVNSGIEEITASANAISNETGELKKIAINTAKSSNDGKENLNSIKEMIKDSLKEFEITKSNSDNLKNKTNNVESIVDSISSITQQTNLLALNAAIEAARAGEAGKGFAVVASEIRNLAEESNKATEEISNILNELKKTSEKVNFSTNNALNSLNEVNQKMLTTIENFKTIDILINSMELKIEKLNENSENQSYSTSEISSSMDSVTHSITEIVDKLNALLKISDQQLNIKNEIFETSTGLHNLSDSLNLQVEHFKI